Proteins from a genomic interval of Neodiprion lecontei isolate iyNeoLeco1 chromosome 2, iyNeoLeco1.1, whole genome shotgun sequence:
- the LOC107221618 gene encoding glutamyl aminopeptidase isoform X4, whose product MLLWYYLFGFMQGMTLATAIDYQLPTDVIPVHYDLFLYPDITAGVSYGNVSIELNVTATRSTLIVNMNEVIISSTNLTSILTGSSLTITSTTEDTALQRYIITPSTEIEAGQYILSLEFSANLTTDLVGLYQSTYVGENNNTRILAVAVLPPAYARNVFPCLDEPKFKAQFDIKLVQPSGDNYTSISNMNVKSIAVNEPASGLKTVTFATSPPMPTFLVGLVVCDFQAQTTNVTNLDGETFPVSFYTTEAQLYKSALPLQVATNALAYYINLFNVSYPLPKFDMVAIADITFSLVESWGMVQAAEHAILYTSNTSSTSNMDDVIFTTCYGVAHMWVGTLVSVDWWDDIWITEGIPTWAQYRTANELYPDWGFIELFLFYEVLNVMDDDASVDSDPMIQEITTPDEIANVYDSIRTSKAAAVIRMLENFVGSDIFYTAIATDLKTYAYQSENTSGFYDGLQDLVDSSLNISAIMNTWTLQAGFPVVNVVKNGTVYTLTQKRFLSDPNAVSNSTSSTYGFRWTIPITYVTSENSTSNLVWFQYDASSLSLTVNTSVEWIKFNHDQVGFYRVNYETSEWETLINILKSDPETFTAADRTQLVGDAFSLAAAAQLSYNVTLELASYLVNESHYIPWDMAYTDFQYMVSMLADTDISTSLNDYIISLVKSVYKNVTWSVGDSDSHITLRLRPVVLEMACNAGYDQCLTEAGNLFLDWINGTDDVRPPPDTRYVVYKYGIQNVNREAEWDQVFQKMLDETDSAERLRLLNGLSGIKNATILTKYLNLAINKSYVKAAEFSSVFDFILTNSIGPATAWDWIRNNVETLINNYEFSESRIADMIGRIVATFHTEERVEQLETFFETYPVVEEAFDTDLRKNIYKNINWLSLNNATIDAWLESYLKTE is encoded by the exons ATGTTGCTTTGGTATTATTTGTTCGGTTTCATGCAAGGGATGACATTG GCAACGGCGATTGACTACCAGCTTCCTACGGATGTTATTCCAGTGCACTATGACCTTTTCTTATATCCTGACATCACCGCAGGCGTTTCTTATGGTAATGTGAGCATAGAATTGAATGTAACAGCCACACGCAGCACACTTATCGTCAACATGAATGAAGTCATCATATCCTCAACAAATTTAACATCCATCCTTACGGGGTCATCGCTGACTATTACATCAACCACAGAAGACACAGCCTTGCAGAGATACATAATTACGCCTTCAACTGAGATCGAAGCAGGGCAATATATATTGTCACTGGAATTCAGCGCCAATTTGACTACAGACCTTGTTGGCTTGTATCAGAGTACCTATGTTGGCGAGAACAATAATACTAG GATACTTGCTGTCGCTGTACTTCCACCGGCATACGCAAGAAATGTGTTTCCATGTCTGGATGAACCAAAATTCAAGGCCCAATTTGACATCAAACTTGTACAGCCTTCCGGAGATAATTATACCTCAATTTCTAACATGAATGTCaag AGTATTGCAGTAAATGAGCCTGCGTCGGGTTTGAAAACAGTGACCTTTGCCACAAGTCCGCCAATGCCGACGTTCCTTGTCGGCCTTGTAGTCTGTGATTTTCAAGCCCAGACGACAAATGTGACGAATCTTGATGGAGAAACATTTCCAGTCAGTTTTTATACCACAGAAGCCCAACTGTATAAAAGTGCTTTACCATTACAAGTTGCAACAAATGCTCTTGCATATTACATCAATCTCTTTAATGTGTCTTACCCCTTGCCAAAGTTCG ATATGGTTGCTATTGCTGACATTACTTTTAGCCTTGTGGAAAGCTGGGGTATGGTTCAAGCTGCTGAACACGCAATTCTTTATACTAGCAACACAAGTTCCACGAGTAACATGGACGATGTCATCTTTACGACATGTTACGGAGTTGCCCACATGTGGGTTGGAACCCTTG TGTCTGTGGATTGGTGGGATGATATTTGGATCACCGAAGGTATTCCTACATGGGCACAATACAGGACCGCAAATGAGTTGTATCCGGATTGGGGCTTT ATAGAACTGTTCTTATTTTACGAGGTTTTGAATGTTATGGATGACGATGCGTCTGTTGACTCGGATCCCATGATTCAGGAAATCACTACACCCGACGAAATTGCAAATGTTTATGACTCTATTAGAACCAGTAAG GCAGCAGCAGTCATTCGCATGCTGGAAAATTTTGTAGGATCTGATATTTTCTACACCGCGATTGCGACGGATTTGAAAACATATGCATACCAGAGTGAAAATACCTCCGGATTTTATGATGGACTGCAGGACCTTGTGGATTCAAGCCTCAATATTTCGGCTATCATGAATACTTGGACACTTCAAGCAGGCTTTCCTGTCGTAAATGTCGTTAAAAAcggaaccgtttacactcTTACTCAGAAACGATTTCTATCCGATCCTAACGCCGTCTCAAACTCTACTTCATCAACTTACGG ATTCAGATGGACAATACCCATCACTTACGTAACAAGTGAAAACTCGACATCGAACTTGGTGTGGTTTCAGTACGATGCCAGTAGCT TATCTTTGACGGTTAACACATCGGTAGAGTGGATAAAATTCAATCACGACCAAGTTGGCTTTTATCGAGTGAATTATGAAACGTCGGAGTGGGAGACACTTATCAATATTCTAAAATCTGACCCAGAG ACATTCACTGCTGCGGACAGGACGCAGCTTGTAGGGGATGCGTTCAGTTTAGCTGCAGCTGCCCAACTAAGTTATAATGTAACACTTGAGTTGGCTTCGTACCTCGTTAATGAGTCGCATTATATACCTTGGGATATGGCTTACACAGATTTTCAGTATATGGTCTCTATGCTAGCCGATACTGATATATCCACTAGCCTAAAT GATTACATCATTAGCTTGGTGAAATCCGTTTACAAAAATGTCACATGGTCCGTAGGTGATTCTGACTCTCACATAACTCT GCGTCTCCGCCCAGTTGTTTTGGAAATGGCATGCAACGCAGGTTATGATCAGTGTTTGACTGAAGCTGGAAACCTTTTCTTAGACTGGATTAACGGTACTGATGATGTCCGTCCTCCTCCCGATACTCGATATGTAGTATACAAATATG gtatacaaaATGTGAATAGAGAGGCTGAATGGGATCAGGTGTTCCAAAAGATGTTAGATGAGACAGATTCGGCGGAGAGATTAAGGTTGTTGAATGGTTTAtcaggaataaaaaatgctaCGATCTTGACCAA ATATCTAAATTTGGCTATCAACAAATCGTATGTCAAAGCTGCTGAATTTTCTTCCGTCTTTGACTTCATTTTGACAAATTCGATCGGCCCGGCAACAGCTTGGGATTGGATTCGGAATAATGTAGAAActttaatcaataattatgaattcagTGAAAGCCGCATTGCAGATATGATTGGCAGGATTGTGGCTACGTTCCATACTGAGGAGAGAGTAGAGCAGCTCGAAACATTCTTTGAAACATACCCGGTAGTAGAGGAGGCCTTCGACACTGATCttaggaaaaatatatacaaaaacATCAATTGGCTGAGCTTGAATAATGCTACGATTGACGCTTGGCTGGAATCATATCTGAAAACCGAATAA
- the LOC107221618 gene encoding glutamyl aminopeptidase isoform X2 — MLLWYYLFGFMQGMTLATAIDYQLPTDVIPVHYDLFLYPDITAGVSYGNVSIELNVTATRSTLIVNMNEVIISSTNLTSILTGSSLTITSTTEDTALQRYIITPSTEIEAGQYILSLEFSANLTTDLVGLYQSTYVGENNNTRILAVAVLPPAYARNVFPCLDEPKFKAQFDIKLVQPSGDNYTSISNMNVKSIAVNEPASGLKTVTFATSPPMPTFLVGLVVCDFQAQTTNVTNLDGETFPVSFYTTEAQLYKSALPLQVATNALAYYINLFNVSYPLPKFDMVAIADITFSLVESWGMVQAAEHAILYTSNTSSTSNMDDVIFTTCYGVAHMWVGTLVSVDWWDDIWITEGIPTWAQYRTANELYPDWGFIELFLFYEVLNVMDDDASVDSDPMIQEITTPDEIANVYDSIRTSKAAAVIRMLENFVGSDIFYTAIATDLKTYAYQSENTSGFYDGLQDLVDSSLNISAIMNTWTLQAGFPVVNVVKNGTVYTLTQKRFLSDPNAVSNSTSSTYGFRWTIPITYVTSENSTSNLVWFQYDASSLSLTVNTSVEWIKFNHDQVGFYRVNYETSEWETLINILKSDPETFTAADRTQLVGDAFSLAAAAQLSYNVTLELASYLVNESHYIPWDMAYTDFQYMVSMLADTDISTSLNDYIISLVKSVYKNVTWSVGDSDSHITLRLRPVVLEMACNAGYDQCLTEAGNLFLDWINGTDDVRPPPDTRYVVYKYGIQNVNREAEWDQVFQKMLDETDSAERLRLLNGLSGIKNATILTKYLNLAINQSYVKAAEFYYVFGFILTNSIGPATAWDWIRDNVETLMNDYGYSASDIADWIGRIVGRLHTEESIEEIESFFETYPEIEEAFVTDPRQTIYGNINWITSNNATIDAWLKSYMKTDNNTAAENFLLQHQPT, encoded by the exons ATGTTGCTTTGGTATTATTTGTTCGGTTTCATGCAAGGGATGACATTG GCAACGGCGATTGACTACCAGCTTCCTACGGATGTTATTCCAGTGCACTATGACCTTTTCTTATATCCTGACATCACCGCAGGCGTTTCTTATGGTAATGTGAGCATAGAATTGAATGTAACAGCCACACGCAGCACACTTATCGTCAACATGAATGAAGTCATCATATCCTCAACAAATTTAACATCCATCCTTACGGGGTCATCGCTGACTATTACATCAACCACAGAAGACACAGCCTTGCAGAGATACATAATTACGCCTTCAACTGAGATCGAAGCAGGGCAATATATATTGTCACTGGAATTCAGCGCCAATTTGACTACAGACCTTGTTGGCTTGTATCAGAGTACCTATGTTGGCGAGAACAATAATACTAG GATACTTGCTGTCGCTGTACTTCCACCGGCATACGCAAGAAATGTGTTTCCATGTCTGGATGAACCAAAATTCAAGGCCCAATTTGACATCAAACTTGTACAGCCTTCCGGAGATAATTATACCTCAATTTCTAACATGAATGTCaag AGTATTGCAGTAAATGAGCCTGCGTCGGGTTTGAAAACAGTGACCTTTGCCACAAGTCCGCCAATGCCGACGTTCCTTGTCGGCCTTGTAGTCTGTGATTTTCAAGCCCAGACGACAAATGTGACGAATCTTGATGGAGAAACATTTCCAGTCAGTTTTTATACCACAGAAGCCCAACTGTATAAAAGTGCTTTACCATTACAAGTTGCAACAAATGCTCTTGCATATTACATCAATCTCTTTAATGTGTCTTACCCCTTGCCAAAGTTCG ATATGGTTGCTATTGCTGACATTACTTTTAGCCTTGTGGAAAGCTGGGGTATGGTTCAAGCTGCTGAACACGCAATTCTTTATACTAGCAACACAAGTTCCACGAGTAACATGGACGATGTCATCTTTACGACATGTTACGGAGTTGCCCACATGTGGGTTGGAACCCTTG TGTCTGTGGATTGGTGGGATGATATTTGGATCACCGAAGGTATTCCTACATGGGCACAATACAGGACCGCAAATGAGTTGTATCCGGATTGGGGCTTT ATAGAACTGTTCTTATTTTACGAGGTTTTGAATGTTATGGATGACGATGCGTCTGTTGACTCGGATCCCATGATTCAGGAAATCACTACACCCGACGAAATTGCAAATGTTTATGACTCTATTAGAACCAGTAAG GCAGCAGCAGTCATTCGCATGCTGGAAAATTTTGTAGGATCTGATATTTTCTACACCGCGATTGCGACGGATTTGAAAACATATGCATACCAGAGTGAAAATACCTCCGGATTTTATGATGGACTGCAGGACCTTGTGGATTCAAGCCTCAATATTTCGGCTATCATGAATACTTGGACACTTCAAGCAGGCTTTCCTGTCGTAAATGTCGTTAAAAAcggaaccgtttacactcTTACTCAGAAACGATTTCTATCCGATCCTAACGCCGTCTCAAACTCTACTTCATCAACTTACGG ATTCAGATGGACAATACCCATCACTTACGTAACAAGTGAAAACTCGACATCGAACTTGGTGTGGTTTCAGTACGATGCCAGTAGCT TATCTTTGACGGTTAACACATCGGTAGAGTGGATAAAATTCAATCACGACCAAGTTGGCTTTTATCGAGTGAATTATGAAACGTCGGAGTGGGAGACACTTATCAATATTCTAAAATCTGACCCAGAG ACATTCACTGCTGCGGACAGGACGCAGCTTGTAGGGGATGCGTTCAGTTTAGCTGCAGCTGCCCAACTAAGTTATAATGTAACACTTGAGTTGGCTTCGTACCTCGTTAATGAGTCGCATTATATACCTTGGGATATGGCTTACACAGATTTTCAGTATATGGTCTCTATGCTAGCCGATACTGATATATCCACTAGCCTAAAT GATTACATCATTAGCTTGGTGAAATCCGTTTACAAAAATGTCACATGGTCCGTAGGTGATTCTGACTCTCACATAACTCT GCGTCTCCGCCCAGTTGTTTTGGAAATGGCATGCAACGCAGGTTATGATCAGTGTTTGACTGAAGCTGGAAACCTTTTCTTAGACTGGATTAACGGTACTGATGATGTCCGTCCTCCTCCCGATACTCGATATGTAGTATACAAATATG gtatacaaaATGTGAATAGAGAGGCTGAATGGGATCAGGTGTTCCAAAAGATGTTAGATGAGACAGATTCGGCGGAGAGATTAAGGTTGTTGAATGGTTTAtcaggaataaaaaatgctaCGATCTTGACCAA GTATCTAAATCTGGCCATCAACCAATCGTATGTCAAAGCTGCTGAGTTTTATTATGTCTTTGGCTTTATTTTGACAAATTCGATCGGTCCAGCTACAGCTTGGGATTGGATTCGTGATAATGTGGAAACTCTAATGAATGATTATGGCTACAGTGCAAGCGACATTGCAGATTGGATTG
- the LOC107221627 gene encoding acyl-coenzyme A thioesterase 13 isoform X3, with translation MVTVVSAGDGKCRVEFPVEDGHLNGGGTLHGGFTATLVDCISTYALMTTGTGAPGVSVNINVSYLNAASPGEVIVVDAKTCKAGKRLAFLEVELSKKDGGRLVARGQHTKFIM, from the exons aTG GTGACGGTGGTGTCTGCCGGGGATGGAAAATGCAGGGTGGAGTTTCCCGTCGAAGACGGTCATCTGAATGGGGGAGGAACTCTCCATGGAGGATTTACAGCAACTCTAGTTGACTGCATTTCTACGTATGCCTTGATGACCACTGGAACTGGTGCTCCAGGAGTATCTGTGAATATAAATGTTTC atACTTGAACGCGGCATCACCAGGTGAAGTGATTGTAGTCGATGCCAAAACCTGCAAGGCTGGGAAAAGGTTGGCTTTTCTTGAGGTCGAACTATCGAAAAAAGATGGAGGACGTCTCGTTGCTCGAGGACAACATACGAAGTTTATCATGTAG
- the LOC107221627 gene encoding acyl-coenzyme A thioesterase 13 isoform X1, with the protein MFPPLFLVHTTPVPSYFMIICLRLITTASFLVQLISTIPLRVYNTSSSRSLHHNTTNCERYDVVLIYALPVTVVSAGDGKCRVEFPVEDGHLNGGGTLHGGFTATLVDCISTYALMTTGTGAPGVSVNINVSYLNAASPGEVIVVDAKTCKAGKRLAFLEVELSKKDGGRLVARGQHTKFIM; encoded by the exons ATGTTCCCTCCTCTGTTTTTGGTGCATACGACACCAGTGCCATCttattttatgattatttGTTTACGTTTGATTACTACTGCCAGTTTTCTTGTTCAGCTGATTTCAACGATACCGTTGAGGGTATATAATACTTCATCATCACGCTCATTGCATCACAACACGACGAACTGCGAACGTTACGACGTCGTCTTGATATACGCTTTACCg GTGACGGTGGTGTCTGCCGGGGATGGAAAATGCAGGGTGGAGTTTCCCGTCGAAGACGGTCATCTGAATGGGGGAGGAACTCTCCATGGAGGATTTACAGCAACTCTAGTTGACTGCATTTCTACGTATGCCTTGATGACCACTGGAACTGGTGCTCCAGGAGTATCTGTGAATATAAATGTTTC atACTTGAACGCGGCATCACCAGGTGAAGTGATTGTAGTCGATGCCAAAACCTGCAAGGCTGGGAAAAGGTTGGCTTTTCTTGAGGTCGAACTATCGAAAAAAGATGGAGGACGTCTCGTTGCTCGAGGACAACATACGAAGTTTATCATGTAG
- the LOC107221627 gene encoding acyl-coenzyme A thioesterase 13 isoform X2: MSRGLAAIKKVVEYVTNSKGFEQCLKNVTVVSAGDGKCRVEFPVEDGHLNGGGTLHGGFTATLVDCISTYALMTTGTGAPGVSVNINVSYLNAASPGEVIVVDAKTCKAGKRLAFLEVELSKKDGGRLVARGQHTKFIM; this comes from the exons atgtcacgtggaTTAGCAGCGATCAAAAAAGTGGTGGAATATGTAACTAATTCCAAAGGATTCGAACAGTGCCTCAAAAAT GTGACGGTGGTGTCTGCCGGGGATGGAAAATGCAGGGTGGAGTTTCCCGTCGAAGACGGTCATCTGAATGGGGGAGGAACTCTCCATGGAGGATTTACAGCAACTCTAGTTGACTGCATTTCTACGTATGCCTTGATGACCACTGGAACTGGTGCTCCAGGAGTATCTGTGAATATAAATGTTTC atACTTGAACGCGGCATCACCAGGTGAAGTGATTGTAGTCGATGCCAAAACCTGCAAGGCTGGGAAAAGGTTGGCTTTTCTTGAGGTCGAACTATCGAAAAAAGATGGAGGACGTCTCGTTGCTCGAGGACAACATACGAAGTTTATCATGTAG
- the LOC107221629 gene encoding acyl-coenzyme A thioesterase 13-like isoform X2 — translation MLIPQVKTRSSIYVLKYHSVKDGKVKAEFNVTEDHLDNEGHLHTGLTTTLIDMTSVRALFTHRNGFVGMSINIHTSYFQPALLGDVICVDAEVCKILQLIGAMPIAFVDVELSKKNGVQAKNVIARGQHLLTTFKEPSKNV, via the exons ATG CTCATTCCGCAAGTGAAAACACGCTCTTCAATCTAcgtt TTGAAGTACCATTCGGTGAAGGATGGAAAGGTCAAAGCAGAATTTAATGTCACCGAAGATCATCTCGATAACGAAGGGCATTTGCATACAGGGCTGACAACCACTTTAATCGATATGACATCCGTTAGGGCACTGTTTACACATAGAAATGGATTTGTGGGGATGTCCATTAATATTCATACTtc ATATTTTCAACCAGCACTTCTTGGAGATGTGATATGTGTAGATGCTGAAGTATGTAAGATTTTACAACTGATAGGGGCGATGCCGATAGCATTCGTTGATGTTGAATTATCGAAGAAGAATGGAGTGCAGGCTAAAAATGTCATTGCTCGTGGTCAACATTTATTGACCACATTTAAAGAACCGAGCAAGAATGTATAA
- the LOC107221629 gene encoding acyl-coenzyme A thioesterase 13-like isoform X1: MSRSVVENLKRYSEFCRITKVFDRNLKMLKYHSVKDGKVKAEFNVTEDHLDNEGHLHTGLTTTLIDMTSVRALFTHRNGFVGMSINIHTSYFQPALLGDVICVDAEVCKILQLIGAMPIAFVDVELSKKNGVQAKNVIARGQHLLTTFKEPSKNV, from the exons ATGTCACGTAGCGTTGTTGAAAACCTCAAACGATACAGCGAATTCTGCCGAATAACAAAAGTGTTTGATCGTAACTTAAAAATG TTGAAGTACCATTCGGTGAAGGATGGAAAGGTCAAAGCAGAATTTAATGTCACCGAAGATCATCTCGATAACGAAGGGCATTTGCATACAGGGCTGACAACCACTTTAATCGATATGACATCCGTTAGGGCACTGTTTACACATAGAAATGGATTTGTGGGGATGTCCATTAATATTCATACTtc ATATTTTCAACCAGCACTTCTTGGAGATGTGATATGTGTAGATGCTGAAGTATGTAAGATTTTACAACTGATAGGGGCGATGCCGATAGCATTCGTTGATGTTGAATTATCGAAGAAGAATGGAGTGCAGGCTAAAAATGTCATTGCTCGTGGTCAACATTTATTGACCACATTTAAAGAACCGAGCAAGAATGTATAA
- the LOC107221620 gene encoding probable ATP-dependent RNA helicase DDX47, which yields MASTSALEIDPEETVVDVTWKDLGIVDSLCQACEELKWKTPSKIQKEAIPLTLQGKDVIGLAETGSGKTGAFALPILQALLENPQRYFALILTPTRELAFQISEQFEALGASIGVKCAVIVGGMDMMSQALTLAKKPHILIATPGRLVDHLENTKGFNLRSLKYLVMDEADRILNMDFEVEVDKILRVIPRERRTLLFSATMTKKVQKLQRASLQNPIKVEVSTKYQTVEKLQQSYIFIPAKFKDVYLVHILNELAGNSFMIFCATCNNTLRTALLLRNLGFMAVPLHGQMSQNKRLAALTKFKAKNRSVLISTDVASRGLDIPHVDIVINFDIPTHSKDYIHRVGRTARAGRSGRAITFVTQYDVELYQRIEQLISKKLPLYTTQEDEVMVLQERVSEAHRMVKMEMKDIEDNKKSGKGKKRKGGGDNDDDTEQSIGVRKRVKGKGFKGKRKG from the exons atGGCATCAACGAGTGCCTTAGAGATCGATCCTGAAGAAACCGTTGTGGATGTTACTTGGAAAGATTTG GGCATTGTCGACTCGCTTTGTCAGGCGTGTGAAGAACTGAAATGGAAAACACCATCGAAGATCCAAAAGGAAGCTATACCCTTAACACTCCAAG GAAAGGATGTGATAGGCTTGGCAGAAACCGGTTCTGGAAAAACAGGAGCCTTTGCACTTCCGATATTACAAGCTTTGTTGGAAAATCCACAGAGATATTTCGCTCTTATTTTGACGCCCACCAGAGAGTTAGCATTTCAAATATCAGAACAGTTTGAAGCACTAG GTGCCAGTATTGGTGTGAAATGTGCTGTTATTGTAGGCGGAATGGACATGATGTCTCAGGCCTTGACTTTGGCTAAAAAACCCCACATTCTGATTGCAACACCTGGAAGACTTGTCGACCACCTTGAAAATACCAAGGGATTTAATTTACGTTCACTTAAATATTTG GTAATGGATGAGGCTGACCGTATATTGAACATGGACTTTGAAGTTGAggttgataaaatattaagGGTAATTCCACGAGAGAGAAGGACATTACTATTTTCGGCAACAATGAcgaaaaaagtacaaaagtTACAGCGAGCTTCTTTGCAAAATCCTATAAAGGTTGAAGTATCCACTAAGTACcaaactgttgaaaaattgcaacaaTCTTACATCTTCATTCCTGCTAAATTCAAG GACGTGTACCTGGTTCACATATTGAATGAATTGGCAGGAAATAGTTTTATGATATTCTGCGCCACCTGCAACAATACACTCAGAACAGCCCTCCTATTACGAAATCTTGGGTTCATGGCTGTTCCCTTGCATGGGCAGATGTCACAGAATAAACGACTAGCTGCCCTGACAAAATTCAAGGCTAAAAACAGATCTGTCCTAATATCAACCGACGTAGCTAGTAG GGGTCTGGATATTCCTCATGTCGATATTGTTATTAACTTTGACATACCGACACACAGCAAAGACTACATCCATCGAGTTGGAAGAACTGCTAGAGCTGGTCGATCCGGTAGGGCAATTACGTTTGTTACACAATATGACGTTGAACTTTATCAACGAATAGAGCAATTAATATCGAAAAAGTTACCTCTTTATACAACACAAGAAGACGAAGTTATGGTACTCCAAGAAAGAGTATCAGAAGCTCATCGTATGGTAAAAATG GAAATGAAGGACATTGAGGACAATAAAAAGTCTGGTAAAGGAAAAAAGAGGAAAGGTGGCGgtgacaacgacgacgacacAGAGCAATCGATTGGTGTTAGGAAAAGAGTAAAAGGCAAAGGATtcaaaggaaaaagaaaaggctGA